A genome region from Megalobrama amblycephala isolate DHTTF-2021 linkage group LG18, ASM1881202v1, whole genome shotgun sequence includes the following:
- the rhogb gene encoding ras homolog family member Gb: MQSIKCVVVGDGAVGKTCLLISYTTGAFPKEYIPTVFDNYSSQVSVDNRTVSLNLWDTAGQEEYDRLRTLSYPQTNVFIICFSISSPPSYENVKHKWHPEVTHHCPSVPILLVGTKSDLRNDADVLKKLKEQNQAPVSQQQGHALARQIQAVKYMECSALSQDGIKDVFADAVRAFLSPQPVASKKHCILL, translated from the coding sequence ATGCAGAGCATCAAGTGTGTGGTGGTGGGGGATGGAGCAGTGGGAAAAACCTGCCTGCTCATCTCGTACACGACTGGCGCGTTCCCCAAAGAGTACATTCCCACCGTGTTCGACAACTACAGCTCCCAAGTCAGCGTGGACAACCGCACCGTCAGCCTCAATCTGTGGGACACAGCGGGCCAGGAAGAGTATGACCGCCTTCGCACGCTGTCCTACCCTCAGACCAACGTCTTCATCATCTGCTTCTCCATCTCCAGCCCCCCGTCCTATGAGAACGTCAAGCACAAGTGGCATCCAGAGGTGACGCACCACTGTCCCAGCGTGCCCATCCTGCTGGTGGGGACCAAGAGCGATCTCCGCAATGACGCGGATGTGCTGAAGAAGCTAAAGGAGCAGAACCAGGCGCCCGTCTCGCAACAGCAGGGTCACGCTCTGGCTCGCCAAATCCAAGCCGTCAAGTACATGGAGTGCtcggcactcagccaggacggCATCAAGGACGTGTTTGCAGACGCAGTGCGTGCCTTCCTCAGTCCTCAGCCTGTGGCTTCCAAGAAGCACTGTATACTCCTCTGA